AAAAACCCACCCAGATACGCGAGTTGGAGCGCGGTGTGTTGTCTGTCTGTGAGTTCCGCACCGACGCTGCTGGTGAACTCACGAGCGGTTCGTGGTGGAGACGAGCGCTCTCTGACGGCACGAAGTTCGACACCGCGCGCGGCCTGTTTCAGGTCGTCGAGCAGTGCTCGGCCGACAGTTCGGTCCGGGACAGACACCGTGAACCGACTGCCAGCACGGTCTGCTTCGAGGTCGGTCAGTCGGCCCCCGGCGTCTGCCACGAGGTGAGCGAGTGACCCGCCTTCCAAGACGACTTCGTAGAGGCCAACGTCGTCTCCGCGCGGGAGGCGCGCGATGCTGACGACACCATCTGCGTCGGCGTCTCCCTCCGCCAGTTGTGTCGGCGGTGTCGTCGAGACGAACAGACTGAGCGTGCCATCGTCGTGGAGAATGGACCCTTCGTACGCCAGTTCACACCCTGCCGCGGCGGCGAGGCCGACGAGTGGTTGTGTGGGGTCGCTCACCTCGATTTCGAGTTCGAGAACCCCCTGAGAGATGAGCGACCGTCTGCTCTCGAAGGCGTCGATGGCCGCGCCGACTGCCCGCCCGAGGGTTCCGAAGACGACGGTCACCTCTTCGTGCAGTTCGTCCACGTCGGTGTACACCGTCAACACGCCGTAGAGTGTCTCTCGGTGAATCAACGGCACCGCGATAGCCGAGCGAAACGGCACGTCCGCGCCGTCGTGTAACGGGCCGTCTGTGGCGACTGCAGACTGCACGGCCAACGTGTCCGCGGCCTGTGCGGTGACGTCGGTGAGAGTGTCGCGGTCGATTTCGAGTCCGTCGAGCGACTCCGTGTGTGTCCCCGCCCATTCGTTCGGGACGATGGCTGCGGGCGAGAGGTCACAGTTTCCAATCCACGCGCACTCGAACGAGTCGGTCGCAGCGACTCGCGTACACACGGCCGCTTCGAGTTCTTGGCGCGTCTCGGCCCGGACGAGGGCGCTCGTCACGTCTTCGAGGAGTCCCTCGATGAGGTCGACGAGCGTCTGGAGTCGCGCGCGCTCTTCGTCGACTCGTTCGGCGTACTGCTCTGCGGCCGCTTCGGCACGAACCCGTTCTGTGATGTCCGTCTGGAATCCGACGAAGTGTGTCACGTCGCCGTCCGGCCCGCTCAGTGGGGCGAGGTCGACCCGATTCCAGAACGTCTCGCCGTTCTCTCGGTAGTTCAGCAGTTCGACCGACGCCGACTCCTTCGCGTCGATGGCCTCGCGGAGTTCTGTGACGCGCTCCGGGTTCGTCTTCGGACCCTGCAAGTAACGACAGTTCCGTCCCAGCGCCATCGACTCCGAGTAGCCCGTCATCGACTCGAACGCCTCGTTGACGTAGACGAGTGGTCGGTCGGGAAGTGTGTAGTCTGCGATCGTGATTCCGACCGGTGCTTCGTCGATGGCCTGTTCTTTCAGGTCTTCGGTGATTCGACCTGCGGCCACCGTGCCGTGTCGATGCCATTCGATGGCGTTTTCGACCCGCTTGGGGAGTCGGTCGAAGAGGTTCGAATCGACCACTGGGACGACATCCGACGCGCCTGCATCGAGTGCTTGTGTCGCCGAGAGGTCGCCATCAGGAGGGACGACTGCGACGAGTGGACGTGTCGTCGCCGTGCGCACCGACGAGATGGTGTCGGTCCGGTCGGTCACGAGTACGAGGCAGTCGACCGACGCCGAATCGAGTCGGTCGAGCGCCGCATCGACTGACTGGACAACCGTGACCGAAAGCGGCGAGAGGACGTCTGTGAGGCGGTCGCGCTCCTCCTCACGGGCGACCAGTAGGACACGAGCAGCAGACGAAGATTCGCTCATGGGGGGTAGTCGCACCCGTCACGTAAGGAGGTTGGCGCGGAGTGACTCCTCGGCGGAGGTGGTGAACCGACACTGGAGGGTGGAACGAGCGGGAGGCTGTGAACCGACACCGGCGGGTGGAAACAACGAGAGGCAGCGCTGCCGCTCTCGCCGGAAAATAGAGAGAGAAATCGGGACCGAAACTGCGAACGAAAACCCGGATTAGGCTTCCGCTTCGACCGTCTCGGCGTCTTCCTGGTAGTACTTCTCGATGAGCTCTTCGTCGATACGGTTGAGCTCGGACTTCGGAAGCGTCGACAGAAGATCCCAGCCGATGTCGAGCGTCTCGTCGATAGAGCGGTTGGAGTCGAAGCCCTGGTTGACGAACTCGGCTTCGAAGCGCTCTGCGAAGTCGAGGTACTTGTTGTCACGCTCGGACAGCGCCTCGCGACCGACAATGTTCACGAGGTCACGAAGGTCCTCACCCTCTGCGTACGCCGCGTACATCTGGTCGGAGACGTCGGCGTGGTCCTCACGGGTGAGGCCCTCACCGATACCGTCGTCCATCAGGCGCGACAGGGACGGCAGCGGGTTGATTGGCGGGCGGATGCCCTGCGAGTTGAGGTCGCGGTCGATGTAGATCTGACCCTCGGTAATGTAGCCGGTAAGGTCCGGAATCGGGTGCGTGTCGTCGTCACCCGGCATCGTGAGGATGGGAATCTGGGTGACAGACCCTTCGCGTCCCTCGATACGACCTGCGCGCTCGTAGAGCTGCGCAAGGTCAGTGTACATGTAACCGGGGTAACCACGGCGACCGGGGACCTCTTCGCGAGCCGCACCGATTTCGCGGAGCGCCTCACAGTAGTTGGTCATGTCGGTCAGGATGACGAGGACGTGGTAGTCCTTGTCGAACGCGAGGTACTCTGCGGTGGTGAGGGCGAGACGCGGCGTGACCGTCCGCTCGACTGCGGGGTCGTCCGCGAGGTTCGTGAAGACGACGGAGCGCTCGAGTGCACCCGTGCGCTCGAAGTCTTCCATGAACTCGTTCGCCTCTTCCTGTGTGATACCCATCGCGCCGAAGACCACAGCGAACTCGGACTCTTCGTCGTCGCCTTCTTCCTCAGGCACAGTCGCCTGACGGGCAACCTGGAGTGCGAGGTTGTTGTGGGGAAGCCCCGATGCGGAGAAGATTGGAAGCTTCTGACCGCGAACGAGCGTGTTCATGCCGTCGATGGCAGACACACCCGTCTGGATGAACTCCTCGGGGTACTCGCGGGAGTAGGGGTTGATTGCTGCGCCGACGATGTCACGACGCTCGTCGGGGACGATTTCTGGGCCGCCGTCGATCGGCTGACCGGAACCGTCGAGCACGCGACCGAGGAGGTCCTCGGTCACGGGCATCTTGAGCGTCTCGCCGAGGAATCGGACGGACGCGTTCCTGTCGATACCGGTGGTGCCTTCGAACACCTGAATCGCGACGAGACCCTCACTCGATTCGAGGATCTGTCCGCGCTTGGTCTCGCCTTGAGGCGTCTCGATTTCGACGATTTCGTCGTACCCGATCGGCTCGTCAACCTCGGCGAACACCAGCGGGCCGCTGATTTCGGTGATAGTCTGGTATTCCTTCATGGTCTCAGTACAGCTCGCGGAGTTGCTCGGTAATCTCTGCTTTCAGGTCCTCGATATACACATCCCAGTCTTCCTGGACACCGATACGGTTCAGCTGCGGAGCCGCGTCGATGTCTTGGATGTCTTCGACGGGGACGCCGGCTTCGAGCGCATTGAACGCCTCGTCGTTGAACGTGTGGATAGCCGTGAGGATACCGTACGTCTTCTCTGGCTCACAGAACGTGTCCGTTGGGTGGAACGCGTTCTGCTGGAGGTACGCCTCGCGGAGGTAGCGAGCGACCTCGAGGGTCAGCTGCTGGTCCGCTGGCAGGGCGTCCTTCCCGACGAGCTGAACGATTTCGCGGAGTTCAGCTTCTTCGTCGAGGACGTCGACAGCCCACTGGCGCTCTTCTGGCCAGTCGTCGCGGACGTTCTCAACGAACCACGGGTCGAGCTGGTCCTGGTAGAGCGAGTAGGACTCGTTCCAGTTGATAGCCGGGAAGTGACGACGTTCGGCGAGGTCTGCGTCGAGTGCCCAGAACGTCTTCACGATACGCAGGGTGTTCTGCGTGACCGGCTCGGAGAAGTCGCCGCCCGGCGGCGACACTGCGCCGATGACGGAGACCGAACCCTCGTCACCGTTGATGGTGGTGAAGTACCCTGCGCGCTCGTAGAACTCGGAGAGACGCGCGGCGAGGTACGCGGGGTACCCCTCTTCACCGGGCATCTCCTCGAGACGCGAGGAGATTTCGCGCATTGCCTCTGCCCACCGGGAGGTGGAGTCGGCCATCAGCGCGACGTCGTATCCCATGTCGCGGTAGAACTCCGCGATGGTGATACCGGTGTAGATACAGGATTCACGGGCCGCCACAGGCATG
The genomic region above belongs to Haloferax marinisediminis and contains:
- a CDS encoding ATP synthase subunit B, producing the protein MKEYQTITEISGPLVFAEVDEPIGYDEIVEIETPQGETKRGQILESSEGLVAIQVFEGTTGIDRNASVRFLGETLKMPVTEDLLGRVLDGSGQPIDGGPEIVPDERRDIVGAAINPYSREYPEEFIQTGVSAIDGMNTLVRGQKLPIFSASGLPHNNLALQVARQATVPEEEGDDEESEFAVVFGAMGITQEEANEFMEDFERTGALERSVVFTNLADDPAVERTVTPRLALTTAEYLAFDKDYHVLVILTDMTNYCEALREIGAAREEVPGRRGYPGYMYTDLAQLYERAGRIEGREGSVTQIPILTMPGDDDTHPIPDLTGYITEGQIYIDRDLNSQGIRPPINPLPSLSRLMDDGIGEGLTREDHADVSDQMYAAYAEGEDLRDLVNIVGREALSERDNKYLDFAERFEAEFVNQGFDSNRSIDETLDIGWDLLSTLPKSELNRIDEELIEKYYQEDAETVEAEA
- a CDS encoding bacterio-opsin activator domain-containing protein, whose amino-acid sequence is MSESSSAARVLLVAREEERDRLTDVLSPLSVTVVQSVDAALDRLDSASVDCLVLVTDRTDTISSVRTATTRPLVAVVPPDGDLSATQALDAGASDVVPVVDSNLFDRLPKRVENAIEWHRHGTVAAGRITEDLKEQAIDEAPVGITIADYTLPDRPLVYVNEAFESMTGYSESMALGRNCRYLQGPKTNPERVTELREAIDAKESASVELLNYRENGETFWNRVDLAPLSGPDGDVTHFVGFQTDITERVRAEAAAEQYAERVDEERARLQTLVDLIEGLLEDVTSALVRAETRQELEAAVCTRVAATDSFECAWIGNCDLSPAAIVPNEWAGTHTESLDGLEIDRDTLTDVTAQAADTLAVQSAVATDGPLHDGADVPFRSAIAVPLIHRETLYGVLTVYTDVDELHEEVTVVFGTLGRAVGAAIDAFESRRSLISQGVLELEIEVSDPTQPLVGLAAAAGCELAYEGSILHDDGTLSLFVSTTPPTQLAEGDADADGVVSIARLPRGDDVGLYEVVLEGGSLAHLVADAGGRLTDLEADRAGSRFTVSVPDRTVGRALLDDLKQAARGVELRAVRERSSPPRTAREFTSSVGAELTDRQHTALQLAYLGGFFDWPHGVTGNELAEAMDVSRATFHQHLRAAERKLVSRFFDVGPR